The following proteins are encoded in a genomic region of Synechococcus sp. CBW1002:
- a CDS encoding trans-aconitate 2-methyltransferase produces the protein MDLFEQNWSIYRAVVQHDLMGHADLTAATALALRSWLEARAPGTRPPLAVDLGCGDLSALAPVWRQLPLGGYEGIDLTAQVLPLARQALGAVPYPSRWQAADLRVWAASNDEPVDLIHTAFALHHLSDSEKAEFLRQARQRLAPGGLLLWADVFRDPGESRQDYLGRYRHRIHSQWSVLPAEARTQVIDHIDQLDHPADRAVIVRQAEAAGWRWTWLWNGPQRAEGLAQLEPI, from the coding sequence ATGGACCTGTTCGAACAGAACTGGAGCATCTACCGGGCCGTGGTGCAGCACGATCTGATGGGACACGCTGACCTCACCGCAGCGACCGCACTGGCCCTGCGCTCCTGGCTTGAGGCACGTGCCCCCGGCACCCGGCCGCCCCTTGCCGTGGATCTGGGCTGCGGCGATCTGAGCGCACTCGCGCCTGTCTGGCGGCAACTCCCCCTGGGGGGCTACGAGGGGATCGATCTCACCGCCCAGGTCTTACCCCTGGCCCGCCAGGCCCTGGGAGCCGTGCCCTATCCCAGCCGCTGGCAGGCGGCAGATCTGCGTGTCTGGGCAGCCAGCAACGACGAACCCGTGGATCTGATCCACACGGCCTTTGCGCTCCACCATCTCTCAGACAGCGAAAAAGCGGAGTTTCTGCGCCAGGCCCGCCAGCGCCTCGCCCCCGGCGGACTCCTTCTCTGGGCTGATGTCTTCCGCGATCCAGGCGAATCCCGTCAGGACTACCTGGGGCGTTACAGACACCGGATCCACAGCCAATGGTCGGTGTTGCCCGCCGAGGCCCGCACCCAGGTGATCGACCACATCGATCAGCTGGACCACCCAGCCGATCGTGCCGTGATCGTGCGACAGGCCGAAGCAGCAGGCTGGCGCTGGACCTGGCTCTGGAACGGCCCACAGCGGGCTGAAGGACTGGCCCAGCTGGAGCCGATCTGA
- a CDS encoding Nif11-like leader peptide family natural product precursor: MATCDRSTPAPAVPAADALHHLKDLLQHDPAFAKDLRATDSTEAAARLAARHGVAVTPAALWRNRGTLVGGGLPTWRG; encoded by the coding sequence ATGGCCACCTGCGATCGATCGACCCCGGCTCCGGCGGTTCCCGCGGCGGATGCCCTGCACCACCTGAAGGATCTGCTGCAACACGACCCAGCCTTCGCCAAGGACCTGCGCGCCACCGACTCCACCGAGGCGGCGGCGCGCCTGGCAGCCAGGCACGGCGTTGCGGTGACTCCGGCAGCCCTCTGGCGCAACCGCGGCACCCTTGTGGGCGGTGGTCTGCCCACCTGGCGCGGCTGA
- a CDS encoding STAS/SEC14 domain-containing protein, protein MIETIEGLPEGTLGFAFSGQISGHDYDTVLVPAMERAIEEHDRIKTLLRFGPAFEGYDLAAAWDDTLLGLRHWRGFERIAVVSDVPWLRTTIRAIGALMPCPIRNFPTEQEQEARIWLGESLGSIHLDEHNGVIQVRLIGRLEPSAYDHIDADIAALFSRVTPVKLLLDLRAFDGWSGLAALGDHLSLIREHRSAPRRVAVVGQQNWQKLVQKLLSRFTSAETRFFDVAHSAQAELWLQGNGESAREAGIRQLHDA, encoded by the coding sequence ATGATCGAGACGATCGAAGGTCTGCCGGAGGGCACCCTGGGTTTCGCCTTCAGCGGCCAGATCAGTGGCCACGACTACGACACGGTGCTCGTCCCCGCCATGGAGCGGGCCATCGAAGAGCACGACCGCATCAAGACCCTGCTGCGCTTCGGGCCGGCCTTCGAGGGCTATGACCTCGCCGCCGCCTGGGACGACACCCTGCTCGGCCTGCGCCACTGGCGCGGCTTCGAGCGGATCGCGGTGGTGAGCGATGTGCCCTGGCTGCGCACCACCATCCGGGCCATCGGCGCCCTGATGCCCTGCCCGATCCGCAACTTCCCGACGGAGCAGGAGCAGGAGGCCCGGATCTGGCTGGGCGAGTCGCTGGGCAGCATCCATCTCGATGAACACAACGGTGTGATTCAAGTGCGCCTGATCGGCAGGCTGGAGCCCAGTGCCTACGACCACATCGACGCAGACATCGCCGCCCTGTTCAGCCGGGTGACGCCGGTGAAACTGCTGCTCGATCTGCGCGCCTTCGACGGCTGGTCGGGCCTGGCCGCCCTCGGTGATCATCTGTCGCTGATCCGGGAGCATCGCAGCGCCCCGCGCCGGGTGGCCGTGGTGGGCCAGCAGAACTGGCAGAAACTGGTGCAGAAGCTGCTGTCGCGCTTCACGTCGGCGGAGACACGCTTTTTTGATGTGGCCCACAGCGCCCAGGCGGAACTGTGGCTCCAGGGCAATGGGGAGTCAGCGCGCGAGGCCGGGATCAGGCAGCTGCACGACGCCTGA
- a CDS encoding SufS family cysteine desulfurase, whose amino-acid sequence MTPAADALLTPDAAVSPAARDTAPSISTPPEPQDSAAAPQSYEDLASLTRPDFPLLAQTACLGEPLIYLDHAATSQKPRQVLEALQHYYSHDNANVHRGAHQLSARATEGFEGARGKVAAFVGAASAREIVYTRNASEAINLVARSWGEANLRSGDEVLLSVMEHHSNLVPWQLLAARTGCVLRHVGLTETGELDLADLRRQINERTRLVSLVQVSNTLGCLNPVAEVAPLAHAAGALLLVDACQSLPHLPVNVAQLGCDFLVGSSHKLCGPTGMGFLWAREELLEAMPPFLGGGEMIQDVYLDHSTWAELPHKFEAGTPAIGEAIGMGAALDYLQGLGLERIHAWEQRLTRQLFQRLQAIEGVRILGPTPEQQPDRGALAAFTVDGLHANDIAALLDSAGICIRSGHHCTQPLHRLYGIPGSARASLSFTTTPEEIDRFSDELSGTIGFLREHS is encoded by the coding sequence ATGACCCCAGCTGCTGATGCTCTGCTGACGCCCGACGCTGCCGTCTCGCCGGCGGCGCGTGACACCGCCCCATCCATCTCCACACCGCCGGAGCCTCAGGATTCCGCCGCGGCGCCACAGTCCTATGAAGACCTGGCCAGCCTAACCCGTCCTGATTTCCCGCTGCTCGCCCAGACGGCCTGCCTCGGCGAGCCCCTGATCTATCTCGATCATGCCGCCACCAGCCAGAAGCCCCGCCAGGTGCTGGAGGCTCTGCAGCACTACTACTCCCACGACAACGCCAATGTGCACCGGGGCGCCCATCAGCTGAGTGCGCGAGCCACCGAAGGTTTTGAAGGAGCCCGTGGCAAGGTGGCTGCCTTCGTGGGGGCGGCCAGTGCCCGCGAGATCGTCTACACCCGCAACGCCAGCGAGGCCATCAACCTGGTGGCGCGCTCCTGGGGTGAGGCCAACCTGCGCTCCGGCGATGAAGTGCTGCTCTCGGTGATGGAGCACCACAGCAACCTGGTTCCCTGGCAGCTCCTGGCGGCCCGCACCGGGTGCGTGCTCCGCCATGTGGGCCTCACCGAAACGGGCGAGCTGGACCTCGCCGACCTGCGCCGCCAGATCAACGAGCGCACCCGCCTGGTCAGCCTGGTTCAGGTCAGCAACACCCTCGGTTGCCTCAACCCGGTCGCGGAGGTCGCCCCCCTGGCCCACGCCGCCGGTGCGCTGCTGCTGGTGGATGCCTGCCAGAGCCTGCCCCATCTACCCGTGAATGTGGCCCAGCTGGGCTGCGATTTCCTGGTGGGCTCGTCCCATAAGCTCTGCGGCCCCACCGGCATGGGCTTCCTCTGGGCGCGCGAGGAGTTGCTCGAGGCCATGCCTCCCTTTCTGGGGGGCGGCGAAATGATTCAGGACGTCTACCTCGACCACAGCACCTGGGCGGAGCTGCCCCATAAGTTTGAAGCCGGCACCCCCGCCATCGGTGAGGCGATCGGCATGGGTGCCGCTCTGGATTACCTCCAGGGCCTGGGGCTGGAGCGCATCCACGCCTGGGAGCAGCGGCTCACCCGCCAGTTGTTCCAGCGCCTGCAGGCGATCGAAGGGGTGCGGATCCTCGGACCCACCCCGGAGCAGCAGCCTGATCGGGGGGCGCTGGCCGCCTTCACCGTCGATGGCCTGCATGCCAATGACATCGCGGCCCTGCTTGATTCGGCCGGCATCTGCATCCGCAGCGGCCATCACTGCACCCAGCCGCTGCATCGCCTGTATGGCATTCCCGGTTCAGCCCGGGCCAGCCTCAGTTTCACCACCACTCCCGAGGAGATCGACCGCTTTTCTGATGAGTTGAGCGGCACGATCGGTTTTCTGCGGGAGCACAGCTGA
- a CDS encoding iron-containing redox enzyme family protein, whose amino-acid sequence MSQALMHRATRHPYLTALSAGTLPDLRFALGDFSRHYYGYSAHFPRYLTALISRLENPDHRNPLLANLLQESGHYEPEELAGLHRCGIEADWIVGVPHPELFQRFRQALGMIGTDPSIDHVYVVAWRDLLLSLLSSGSPAEALGALGLGSESIVPAIYQPFLDAIGRLGTLEPRDTVFFPLRTAIHDQRQARINAIAIDFAMTPGGQADLSKGMHMALALRNSFWDWLYERVLRGGGGPV is encoded by the coding sequence GTGAGCCAGGCCCTGATGCACCGGGCGACAAGGCATCCTTACCTCACAGCCCTCTCGGCGGGAACGCTGCCTGACCTGAGATTTGCTCTGGGTGATTTTTCCCGGCATTACTACGGCTACTCGGCCCACTTCCCCCGTTATCTGACGGCGCTGATTTCACGACTGGAGAACCCGGACCACCGCAATCCCCTGCTGGCCAACCTCCTTCAGGAATCGGGCCACTATGAGCCTGAGGAGCTCGCGGGGTTGCACCGCTGCGGCATTGAAGCCGACTGGATCGTGGGGGTCCCGCACCCCGAACTGTTCCAGCGTTTCCGGCAGGCTCTGGGGATGATTGGCACCGATCCCAGCATCGATCACGTTTATGTGGTCGCTTGGAGAGATCTTCTGCTCAGCCTGTTGAGCAGCGGGTCTCCAGCCGAAGCCCTGGGCGCCCTGGGTCTGGGTAGCGAAAGCATCGTGCCGGCGATCTACCAGCCCTTCCTGGATGCAATCGGCCGATTGGGCACGCTTGAGCCCCGTGACACTGTGTTCTTCCCGCTGCGTACAGCGATCCACGATCAGCGCCAGGCCAGGATCAACGCCATCGCCATCGACTTTGCCATGACCCCAGGCGGCCAGGCCGACCTGTCCAAGGGCATGCACATGGCCCTCGCCCTGCGGAATTCGTTCTGGGACTGGCTGTACGAGCGTGTTCTTCGGGGTGGTGGCGGGCCTGTGTAG
- a CDS encoding response regulator — MPLPTPPVPSERRIRREALLTGITIFSVAAAALTVTYRVATRTMQNQLREHLRSLASIAAAEIDTKAIAQLQRADQLGGPLYQQVSQPLIQLRSEVPEIYYAYTLRPSSEGLRFGVDTSYYVKNHGDDTDVAKLGELYTDALPAAKRALQQGTTQVSQTPYTDRWGTFLSSYAPFRNASGQVIGLVGLDLSTTQIEEKVLPLRITLILALVGSGGLAFLAGFDAYRSLKARAQALLEQTDARQLAEAAAAAADLANQAKTDFIATLSHEIRTPLNGVLGMTDLVLASELTDHQRECLDTVKSSGKTLLSVLNDILDFSKIEAGRLELEEQPCALRPLIEDVLDLYAPQVREKRIELVLLLAPEVPSVILTDPTRLRQILMNLVGNATKFTERGEIVVEVTSHGSLPEDHCKLEITVRDTGVGIPADRIARLFQAFSQADASTTRIHGGTGLGLVICRRLARALGGDISVTSTEGEGSVFSLTFRTQAIPLSDPLPQARLFEKRGVLIAMANPTNQRLLESHCRLLGMVPHAASTAGEVLGQLEKQTIEAVVLDTALPGEGISTLVTTLRERSERQPRPVIVIRWVGEEVDGSNVQAVLSKPIKPVALGQILMRSLEPPPTDGDGAAVASGPSPDQPVRGTMAESHPLRVLVADDNAVNRRVCELVLRRLGYTPSFAVDGEEAVTMQATEQPDLILMDLHMPRLDGLEATRRIRSSSGDPIHPWILAVTADVAPSTGRAALTDGINDFLSKPIETDALVAAIHHAYAVLHPGLDQARIDQA, encoded by the coding sequence GTGCCCCTTCCCACGCCTCCGGTGCCGTCAGAACGGCGCATCCGCCGGGAAGCGCTGCTCACAGGCATCACGATCTTCTCGGTGGCCGCCGCGGCCCTCACGGTCACCTATCGGGTCGCCACCCGCACGATGCAGAACCAGCTGCGGGAGCATCTGCGCAGCCTCGCCAGCATCGCCGCCGCCGAGATCGACACCAAGGCCATCGCCCAGCTGCAGCGGGCCGATCAGCTCGGCGGCCCGCTCTACCAACAGGTGAGCCAGCCCCTGATCCAACTGCGCTCGGAGGTGCCGGAGATCTACTACGCCTACACCCTTCGGCCCTCCTCCGAGGGCCTGCGCTTCGGCGTGGACACCTCGTACTACGTGAAAAACCATGGCGACGACACAGACGTCGCCAAGCTCGGCGAGCTGTACACCGACGCACTCCCAGCGGCCAAGCGGGCGCTCCAGCAGGGAACAACTCAGGTGAGCCAGACCCCCTACACCGACAGATGGGGCACCTTCCTGAGCAGCTACGCACCGTTCCGCAATGCAAGCGGCCAGGTGATCGGCCTGGTTGGCCTCGATCTGTCCACGACTCAGATCGAGGAAAAGGTGCTGCCGCTGCGGATCACCCTGATCCTCGCTCTTGTCGGCAGCGGCGGCCTGGCCTTTCTGGCGGGCTTCGATGCCTATCGATCCTTGAAGGCCCGAGCCCAGGCCCTGCTGGAACAGACCGATGCACGCCAGCTGGCGGAGGCCGCCGCTGCCGCTGCCGACCTGGCCAACCAGGCCAAGACCGACTTCATCGCCACCCTCAGCCACGAAATCCGCACGCCCCTCAACGGCGTGCTGGGCATGACCGATCTGGTCCTGGCCAGCGAGCTCACCGATCACCAGCGGGAGTGCCTCGACACGGTGAAAAGCAGCGGCAAGACCCTGCTCAGTGTGCTCAACGACATCCTCGATTTCTCCAAGATCGAGGCCGGCCGGCTCGAGCTTGAGGAGCAGCCCTGTGCTCTGCGCCCCCTGATCGAAGACGTGCTCGATCTCTATGCCCCCCAGGTACGGGAAAAGCGGATCGAACTTGTGCTGTTGCTGGCCCCGGAAGTACCCAGCGTCATCCTCACCGACCCCACCCGCCTGCGCCAGATCCTGATGAACCTGGTGGGCAATGCCACCAAATTCACAGAGCGGGGAGAGATCGTGGTGGAGGTGACCAGCCATGGATCCCTGCCTGAGGACCATTGCAAACTCGAGATCACCGTGCGCGACACCGGTGTCGGGATTCCTGCCGATCGCATCGCCCGCCTGTTTCAGGCCTTTTCCCAGGCCGACGCCTCCACCACGCGCATTCATGGCGGTACCGGCCTTGGCCTGGTGATCTGCCGGAGACTGGCCCGCGCCCTCGGTGGAGACATCAGCGTGACGAGCACCGAGGGAGAAGGCAGTGTCTTTTCTCTGACGTTCCGAACCCAGGCCATCCCGCTCAGTGATCCTCTCCCCCAGGCAAGGCTCTTCGAGAAGCGCGGCGTTCTGATCGCGATGGCCAACCCCACCAATCAGCGCCTGCTGGAAAGCCACTGCCGCCTCCTCGGGATGGTGCCCCACGCAGCCTCAACGGCAGGCGAGGTCCTGGGCCAGCTGGAGAAACAGACGATCGAGGCTGTGGTGCTGGACACAGCCCTGCCCGGAGAGGGAATCAGCACCCTGGTGACGACGCTGCGGGAGCGATCGGAGCGGCAGCCTCGGCCCGTGATCGTGATCCGCTGGGTGGGGGAGGAGGTGGATGGGAGCAACGTCCAGGCCGTGCTGAGCAAGCCGATCAAACCGGTCGCCCTGGGGCAGATTCTGATGCGATCGCTGGAACCACCCCCAACAGACGGCGACGGCGCCGCCGTGGCGAGCGGCCCGTCTCCTGACCAGCCGGTTCGGGGCACGATGGCGGAGAGCCACCCCCTGCGGGTGCTGGTGGCGGACGACAATGCCGTCAACCGGCGGGTCTGCGAACTGGTGCTGCGCCGCCTTGGCTACACCCCCAGCTTCGCCGTCGACGGGGAAGAAGCGGTGACCATGCAGGCCACCGAGCAGCCGGATCTGATCCTGATGGATCTGCACATGCCGCGGCTCGATGGCCTGGAGGCAACACGGCGGATCCGCTCCAGCAGTGGCGATCCGATTCATCCCTGGATCCTGGCGGTCACGGCCGATGTCGCCCCCAGCACCGGCCGCGCCGCCCTCACTGACGGCATCAACGACTTTCTCAGTAAACCGATTGAAACGGACGCTCTGGTCGCCGCCATCCACCATGCCTATGCGGTTCTGCATCCAGGACTCGATCAGGCCCGGATCGATCAGGCATAG
- the mtnA gene encoding S-methyl-5-thioribose-1-phosphate isomerase, with the protein MNIDGKAWRTVWLEPGGRSIGVIDQTRLPHQFETRSLSTVEQAAEAIATMVVRGAPLIGVTGAYGLMLALQADPSDGALAVAFEQLNATRPTAINLRWALERVRDRVAPLPETERAAVAREEAAAIAEEDVAMCEAIGAHGLKILQGLALARPAERQGQPLNVLTHCNAGWLATVDWGTALAPIYKAHRAGLAVHVWVDETRPRNQGASLTAFELGKEGVPHTVIVDNAGGHLMQHGQVDVVIVGTDRTTRRGDVCNKIGTYLKALAAHDNGVPFYVALPASTIDWTLADGVAEIPIEARSAAEVTSIQGRVAAEAVTVQLTPAGSAGFNPAFDVTPARLVTGLITERGVAPASEAGLQTLYA; encoded by the coding sequence ATGAACATCGACGGCAAGGCCTGGCGCACCGTCTGGCTGGAGCCGGGTGGTCGCTCGATCGGTGTGATCGATCAGACGCGGCTGCCCCACCAGTTCGAGACCCGCTCGCTCTCCACCGTCGAGCAGGCCGCCGAGGCCATCGCCACGATGGTGGTGCGTGGCGCGCCGCTGATCGGTGTGACGGGCGCCTATGGCCTGATGCTGGCCCTGCAGGCAGATCCGAGCGATGGGGCGCTGGCGGTGGCGTTCGAGCAGCTCAACGCCACCCGTCCGACGGCCATCAACCTGCGCTGGGCCCTGGAGCGGGTGCGGGATCGTGTGGCTCCACTGCCGGAGACCGAGCGGGCCGCGGTCGCCAGGGAGGAGGCCGCGGCGATCGCGGAAGAGGATGTGGCCATGTGCGAGGCGATCGGAGCCCACGGGCTGAAGATCCTGCAGGGGCTGGCGCTGGCCCGGCCGGCTGAGCGGCAGGGCCAGCCTCTGAATGTGCTCACCCACTGCAACGCCGGCTGGCTGGCCACGGTCGACTGGGGCACGGCCCTGGCGCCGATCTACAAGGCCCACCGGGCTGGCCTGGCCGTGCATGTGTGGGTGGATGAGACCCGCCCGCGCAACCAGGGCGCCAGCCTCACCGCCTTCGAGCTCGGCAAGGAGGGCGTGCCCCACACCGTGATCGTCGACAACGCCGGTGGACACCTGATGCAGCACGGCCAGGTGGATGTCGTGATCGTGGGCACCGACCGCACCACGCGCCGCGGCGACGTGTGCAACAAGATCGGCACCTATCTCAAGGCCCTCGCCGCCCACGACAACGGCGTCCCCTTCTATGTGGCCCTGCCGGCCTCCACGATCGACTGGACCCTGGCCGATGGCGTGGCGGAGATCCCGATCGAGGCGCGCTCGGCCGCTGAAGTGACGTCCATCCAGGGCCGCGTCGCTGCAGAAGCGGTCACGGTGCAGCTCACCCCCGCTGGCAGCGCCGGCTTCAATCCGGCCTTCGATGTGACGCCGGCCCGGCTGGTGACGGGCCTGATCACCGAGCGCGGTGTGGCTCCCGCCAGCGAAGCAGGTTTGCAGACCCTCTATGCCTGA
- a CDS encoding response regulator transcription factor — protein sequence MDLTPFLANAGLGTPEEGLESIEIPGRVAVVAKGRFLLRALCRSFGGYSRITCAVTDQEMCLDYLAAEASDPYELLVCTDYLESGNGFDLVRQARQLHPKLHAVILALGDAIPAECIEAPWLEAVVAEADFVDDQQPLQAAVMAVLGGHSYRSPSLRTGILPYLSCPRLTPREYEVLDLLASGLSDREIAKRLVVSDETARTYTKRLLQTLNVHNRLQAVLKGMRCGMVQV from the coding sequence ATGGATCTCACGCCCTTTCTGGCCAATGCTGGTCTTGGCACCCCTGAGGAGGGTCTCGAATCGATCGAGATTCCGGGCCGTGTTGCGGTGGTGGCCAAAGGTCGCTTTCTGCTGCGGGCCTTGTGCCGCAGCTTCGGGGGGTATTCCCGCATCACCTGTGCTGTGACCGATCAGGAGATGTGCCTGGATTATCTGGCGGCGGAAGCCAGTGATCCCTATGAATTGCTCGTCTGTACCGATTATCTGGAAAGTGGCAATGGTTTCGATCTGGTGCGTCAGGCCCGCCAGCTTCATCCGAAACTTCATGCCGTGATCCTGGCGCTGGGTGATGCTATTCCTGCCGAGTGCATCGAAGCACCATGGCTGGAAGCCGTGGTCGCCGAGGCGGATTTCGTGGATGATCAGCAACCGCTTCAGGCCGCCGTGATGGCGGTGCTGGGCGGGCACTCCTACCGCAGCCCCTCCCTGCGGACGGGCATTCTTCCCTACCTGAGCTGTCCCAGACTCACGCCGCGTGAGTATGAAGTTCTCGACCTGCTCGCCAGTGGCCTCAGCGATCGGGAGATCGCCAAGCGACTGGTGGTGAGTGATGAAACCGCCCGCACCTACACCAAGCGCTTGCTGCAGACCCTCAACGTGCACAACCGGCTCCAGGCGGTGCTCAAGGGAATGCGCTGCGGCATGGTTCAGGTGTGA
- the sufD gene encoding Fe-S cluster assembly protein SufD — protein MPSTAVRSSSTLEAWTGDLIASLPPATGPLAPLQEQARAALSELPAPHRRQENWRFTDPALLAATSPRLLRPEQAAGTASAHLCLRLDGSADPLDGVALPAGLEPIAGAELHQRLGAVLEATGCAHHWLTQLNQAAAQQVLALRVSGVVASPLELLLPAGASDGLLPLRVLLLLEDGAELELLQVHTASGASATSLVLEAHLGRGARLRHGLLAQGHAQASLLAQCAYVQESGSDLSVVSGCAGWGLLRLEPRVNQRDGAAHTSLRGLQRVIDRQIADTHSQVTFSGPDGQLEQVHKAVADGQARSVFNGAVRVPRQAQRTNASQISRNLLLSDRARIDTKPELGIVADDVRCAHGATVSRLQQDELFYLQSRGIAADQAARLLQRAFCEEVLRELPAIAAAWRPIDRLLGEA, from the coding sequence ATGCCATCCACGGCCGTGCGCTCCTCCTCGACCCTCGAGGCCTGGACGGGTGATCTCATCGCCTCTCTGCCCCCTGCGACCGGTCCGCTGGCACCGTTGCAGGAGCAGGCCCGTGCGGCCCTGTCGGAGCTTCCTGCCCCCCATCGCCGCCAGGAAAACTGGCGCTTCACCGATCCGGCCCTGTTGGCGGCCACCTCACCGCGATTGCTGCGGCCTGAGCAGGCTGCTGGCACGGCGTCGGCTCATCTGTGCCTCCGTTTGGATGGCAGCGCCGACCCTCTGGATGGGGTGGCGCTGCCCGCGGGGCTCGAACCGATCGCCGGGGCAGAACTGCATCAGCGCCTCGGCGCGGTGCTTGAGGCGACCGGTTGCGCCCACCACTGGCTGACCCAGCTCAACCAGGCGGCAGCCCAGCAGGTGCTGGCTCTCCGCGTTTCCGGGGTCGTGGCATCGCCACTGGAGCTGCTGCTTCCCGCTGGGGCCAGCGATGGGCTGCTGCCCCTGAGGGTGTTGCTGCTGCTGGAGGACGGGGCCGAACTGGAACTGCTGCAGGTGCATACCGCCAGTGGTGCCAGCGCCACCAGCCTGGTGCTGGAAGCCCATCTGGGTCGTGGCGCCCGTCTGCGTCATGGGCTGCTGGCTCAGGGACATGCCCAGGCGTCGCTGCTGGCTCAGTGCGCCTACGTGCAGGAGAGTGGCAGTGACCTCAGCGTCGTGAGCGGCTGTGCCGGTTGGGGCCTGCTGCGCCTCGAGCCGCGGGTGAACCAGCGCGATGGTGCGGCCCACACCAGCCTGCGGGGCCTGCAACGGGTGATCGATCGCCAGATCGCAGACACCCACAGCCAGGTGACCTTTTCAGGACCCGACGGCCAGCTTGAGCAGGTCCACAAAGCCGTGGCCGATGGCCAGGCCCGTAGCGTGTTCAACGGAGCCGTGCGGGTGCCTCGCCAGGCGCAGCGCACCAATGCCTCCCAGATCAGCCGCAATCTGCTGCTGTCCGATCGGGCGCGCATCGACACCAAGCCCGAGCTCGGGATCGTGGCGGACGACGTGCGCTGTGCCCATGGCGCCACCGTGAGTCGCCTGCAGCAGGACGAACTGTTCTATCTGCAGAGTCGTGGCATCGCGGCCGACCAGGCGGCCCGTCTGCTGCAACGGGCCTTCTGTGAGGAGGTGCTGCGGGAGCTGCCGGCCATCGCCGCCGCCTGGCGCCCGATCGATCGTCTGCTGGGGGAGGCCTGA